A window of the Thalassoglobus sp. JC818 genome harbors these coding sequences:
- a CDS encoding DUF1501 domain-containing protein, whose product MSLSRRRFLALSAPAMMAFGRSAPQLFAQAANQSSEKDSDNILVVVQMSGGNDGLNTVVPHSHDEYKKARPTLAIAKDDVFSIDDDYGLHPELKGFADLLEEGRLGIIQGVGYPNPNRSHFESMDIWHTCFRKNMSRQDGWLGRAIDQVQEEASLDIPALHLGHQKQPFALTSLVHRVPTVKSLDQFRLEPLSQMTVPELQQGVRSERMEPASLLGFVQSSTENALDVAQRMLETTAGYQPSVTYPESPLAKDLKTIAQLIDSEFATRIYYVEIDGFDTHSEQALAHASLMKSVSESVTAFLNDINQHGHGDRVLVTCFSEFGRRVAENASKGTDHGTAAPMFLAGNAVQAGLIGEHPDLTNLDQGDLVFHTDFREVYAGILENWLNLESKAVLGGSFDPVSFLKNPLS is encoded by the coding sequence ATGTCTCTCTCACGTCGACGATTTCTTGCATTGTCCGCGCCTGCAATGATGGCGTTCGGGAGGTCAGCTCCTCAACTGTTCGCTCAGGCAGCCAACCAGTCTTCGGAAAAAGATTCGGACAACATCCTCGTTGTCGTGCAGATGTCCGGAGGCAACGATGGCCTGAACACGGTCGTCCCACACAGCCACGACGAGTACAAAAAAGCTCGCCCGACACTGGCCATTGCGAAGGACGATGTCTTCTCAATCGATGATGACTACGGGCTGCATCCAGAGTTGAAGGGATTCGCGGATCTTCTGGAAGAGGGACGACTCGGAATTATTCAGGGAGTTGGTTACCCGAATCCGAATCGATCGCACTTTGAGTCGATGGATATCTGGCACACCTGTTTCCGCAAGAATATGAGTCGGCAGGACGGTTGGCTTGGCCGTGCGATTGATCAAGTGCAGGAAGAAGCGAGTCTGGACATTCCAGCGCTGCACTTGGGACATCAGAAACAGCCCTTCGCTCTGACGTCGCTGGTTCATCGAGTTCCCACAGTGAAGTCGCTCGATCAGTTCCGCTTGGAACCACTCTCACAGATGACTGTCCCGGAACTGCAGCAAGGCGTTCGCTCTGAGCGGATGGAACCAGCGTCGCTGCTCGGATTTGTGCAATCGAGCACAGAGAATGCTTTGGATGTCGCACAGCGAATGCTGGAAACAACAGCCGGTTATCAACCGAGTGTGACCTATCCGGAATCTCCACTCGCAAAGGACCTCAAGACGATCGCCCAGCTGATCGATTCTGAATTCGCCACTCGCATCTATTACGTCGAAATTGACGGCTTCGACACCCACTCAGAGCAAGCCCTCGCTCACGCATCACTCATGAAAAGTGTGTCCGAATCGGTGACTGCGTTCTTGAATGACATCAATCAGCACGGGCATGGTGATCGTGTTCTTGTGACCTGCTTCAGTGAGTTCGGCAGACGCGTCGCGGAGAATGCGAGCAAGGGAACCGATCACGGAACAGCTGCGCCGATGTTCCTGGCAGGGAATGCGGTTCAAGCGGGCCTGATTGGTGAACATCCGGATCTGACCAATCTCGATCAGGGTGACCTCGTGTTCCACACCGACTTCCGTGAAGTCTACGCTGGAATTCTGGAGAACTGGCTCAATCTGGAGTCCAAAGCCGTTCTCGGCGGATCATTCGATCCTGTATCGTTCCTCAAAAACCCATTGAGTTGA
- the metG gene encoding methionine--tRNA ligase, translating into MSSRRILVTAALPYANGNIHIGHLVEYLQTDIWVRFQKLRGHECRYFCADDTHGTAIMIRARQEGRSEVELIADMREAHVRDFAKFDVEFDNYGSTNSDENRQLCEEIWKSIRDANLVKEQDIEQLFDPEAGTFLADRFVKGTCPKCGAENQYGDNCDKCGSTYSPADLINPKSTLSGATPELRTARHLFIELEQHHEFLNEWTQSGKHLQPEIANYLKGHFLGEKLRDWDISRPAPYFGFEIPDAPGNYWYVWYDAPIGYIASTWEWCKKNQVELDDWWRNDETEIHHFIGKDITYFHTLFWPAMLKTAGLSLPDKIHIHGFLTVDGEKMSKSKGTFIQASTYAEHLDPNYFRYFVASKLSSRVDDIDLNFDEFKTKVDSDLVGKVVNIASRCAKFVSGSTLSEEYPDDEGLFQLASDAGSRIAEHYEKCEYSSAIREIMVLADRANQFIENKEPWVVRKDPNRQTELQQICTVGLNLFRQIVIYLAPVLPKLASETEKLLNFEIKNWDESASPLVGTTVGKFQHMMTRVDPKKVEQMIEESKDAGSVESAPVSNFNDGPEALEKEPMTEEHCTIDDFVKVDMRVARVIEANHVEGADKLLQLKLSLGGDETRNVFAGIKSCYNPEDLVGRLVVCCANLKPRKMRFGLSEGMVLACGPGGKDIFLLNPDDGAVPGMRVH; encoded by the coding sequence ATGTCTTCACGGCGAATTCTAGTCACCGCAGCCCTTCCCTATGCCAATGGAAATATCCACATTGGGCATCTGGTGGAATATCTCCAGACAGATATTTGGGTCCGCTTTCAGAAGCTGAGAGGCCATGAATGTCGGTACTTCTGCGCCGATGATACACATGGCACTGCGATCATGATTCGGGCCCGACAGGAAGGCCGGTCGGAAGTCGAACTGATCGCCGATATGCGGGAAGCCCATGTTCGGGATTTCGCCAAGTTTGACGTCGAGTTCGACAACTACGGATCGACCAACAGCGACGAAAATCGCCAGCTGTGCGAGGAAATCTGGAAGTCGATCCGCGACGCGAACCTTGTTAAAGAACAAGATATCGAACAGCTCTTCGATCCCGAAGCTGGGACTTTTCTCGCCGATCGGTTTGTGAAAGGGACCTGTCCGAAGTGTGGAGCAGAGAACCAATACGGAGACAACTGCGACAAGTGCGGTTCCACCTACTCGCCAGCGGATTTGATCAACCCAAAAAGTACTCTCAGTGGAGCGACTCCTGAACTGCGGACAGCCCGGCACTTGTTCATCGAACTCGAACAACATCACGAATTTCTGAACGAGTGGACCCAGTCAGGGAAGCATCTTCAGCCGGAGATTGCGAATTACCTGAAGGGACATTTTCTCGGCGAAAAACTCCGTGACTGGGACATCTCCCGACCCGCTCCGTACTTCGGATTCGAGATTCCAGATGCACCCGGAAACTACTGGTACGTCTGGTATGATGCCCCGATTGGATATATCGCCAGCACCTGGGAATGGTGCAAGAAAAACCAGGTCGAGCTCGACGACTGGTGGCGAAACGATGAGACAGAAATTCATCACTTCATCGGCAAGGATATCACATATTTCCATACGCTCTTCTGGCCAGCCATGTTGAAGACGGCCGGGCTCTCACTTCCGGACAAAATTCACATCCATGGTTTCCTGACTGTGGATGGCGAGAAGATGTCGAAGTCGAAAGGAACGTTCATTCAGGCATCGACGTATGCTGAACATCTCGATCCGAATTACTTCCGCTACTTCGTCGCGTCCAAGCTCAGCTCACGTGTTGATGACATTGACCTGAACTTCGATGAATTCAAAACGAAGGTCGACAGCGATCTCGTCGGCAAGGTCGTCAACATCGCCAGTCGATGTGCCAAATTCGTCTCTGGATCGACGCTCAGCGAAGAGTATCCCGATGATGAGGGACTCTTTCAGCTGGCGAGTGATGCCGGATCGCGGATTGCGGAGCACTACGAGAAGTGCGAGTACAGCTCGGCCATTCGCGAGATCATGGTTCTCGCAGATCGAGCCAATCAGTTCATCGAAAATAAAGAGCCCTGGGTCGTTCGAAAAGACCCAAATCGACAGACAGAGCTGCAGCAGATCTGTACTGTCGGCCTGAATTTGTTTCGACAAATTGTCATTTACCTCGCACCCGTGCTTCCAAAGCTGGCGAGCGAAACTGAGAAGCTGTTGAATTTTGAAATCAAGAACTGGGACGAGTCCGCATCTCCGCTGGTCGGGACAACAGTCGGGAAGTTCCAGCACATGATGACACGCGTTGATCCCAAGAAAGTTGAACAGATGATTGAAGAATCCAAAGATGCCGGGTCCGTCGAATCGGCACCCGTTTCCAACTTCAACGATGGACCCGAAGCTCTTGAAAAAGAGCCCATGACCGAAGAGCACTGCACGATTGATGACTTTGTAAAAGTCGATATGCGTGTCGCTCGCGTGATTGAAGCCAATCATGTCGAGGGAGCCGATAAGCTTCTGCAACTCAAACTCTCACTCGGCGGAGACGAAACTCGCAACGTTTTTGCCGGAATCAAGAGTTGTTACAACCCCGAAGACCTCGTGGGGCGTCTCGTCGTGTGCTGTGCGAACCTCAAGCCACGCAAGATGCGATTCGGGCTGAGCGAAGGCATGGTGCTCGCATGTGGACCGGGTGGAAAGGATATTTTCCTTCTCAATCCCGATGACGGAGCCGTCCCGGGAATGCGCGTTCATTAG
- a CDS encoding LL-diaminopimelate aminotransferase: MTTINDHYLKLKAGYLFPEIGRRVNAFTESHPDAKVIKLGIGDVTEPLPEAIREALHRAVDEMGDRDSFRGYGPEQGYAFLRDAIAKNDYNSRGCDISADEIFVSDGSKCDTGNILDIFGTDNTVAVQDPVYPVYVDTNVMCGRTGQADDQGRYAGLTYLPCTAENNFTPEVPERSVDLIYLCYPNNPTGAVATKETLKKWVDYARSNGSIILFDAAYEAFIQDESLPRSIYEIDGARECAIEFRSFSKNAGFTGTRCAFTVVPKTLTGKKSDGSSHSLHALWNRRHCTKFNGVPYIIQRGAEAAYSDAGQQQIKELVQFYLTNAKILSEGLSSIGISVFGGENAPYIWLKTPDNMKSWEFFDHLLDQAHLVGTPGSGFGASGEGYFRLSAFNSRANVEEAVNRIKTLMG; this comes from the coding sequence ATGACGACCATTAACGATCACTACCTTAAGCTCAAAGCTGGCTATCTCTTTCCCGAAATCGGTCGGCGAGTCAATGCGTTCACCGAGTCACACCCTGACGCAAAAGTGATCAAGCTTGGTATCGGCGACGTCACCGAGCCACTCCCCGAAGCGATTCGCGAAGCTCTGCATCGTGCTGTCGATGAGATGGGCGACCGCGATTCCTTCCGTGGTTATGGACCGGAGCAGGGGTATGCGTTCCTGCGTGATGCAATTGCGAAGAACGATTACAACTCACGCGGATGTGATATCTCCGCTGACGAGATCTTTGTCTCCGACGGTTCGAAGTGCGACACCGGGAACATCCTCGATATCTTCGGGACCGATAACACCGTCGCGGTCCAAGATCCCGTCTATCCAGTTTATGTTGACACCAACGTCATGTGCGGACGAACCGGACAGGCCGACGATCAGGGTCGCTATGCTGGTCTCACGTACCTGCCATGCACAGCTGAGAACAACTTCACGCCGGAAGTTCCTGAACGTTCCGTCGACCTGATCTATCTCTGCTATCCCAACAACCCCACAGGCGCGGTCGCAACGAAAGAGACGCTGAAGAAGTGGGTTGATTACGCCCGCTCAAACGGTTCGATCATTCTGTTCGACGCTGCCTACGAAGCGTTCATTCAGGACGAGTCGCTGCCGCGTTCGATTTATGAGATCGATGGAGCCCGCGAGTGTGCGATTGAATTCCGCAGCTTCAGCAAGAACGCCGGATTCACCGGAACACGTTGTGCTTTCACCGTTGTTCCGAAGACGCTGACCGGAAAGAAATCGGACGGCAGTTCACACTCGCTGCACGCTTTGTGGAATCGACGTCACTGCACCAAATTTAATGGTGTCCCGTACATTATTCAGCGTGGAGCGGAAGCTGCTTACAGCGACGCCGGCCAACAGCAGATTAAAGAACTGGTCCAGTTCTATCTGACCAATGCGAAGATTCTGAGCGAAGGACTCTCTTCGATCGGGATCTCCGTCTTCGGCGGCGAAAATGCTCCATACATCTGGTTGAAGACTCCAGACAACATGAAGAGCTGGGAATTCTTCGACCACCTGCTTGATCAGGCTCACCTTGTCGGAACGCCAGGCAGCGGTTTCGGCGCCAGTGGAGAAGGGTATTTCCGACTGAGTGCTTTCAACAGCCGAGCGAATGTCGAAGAAGCCGTCAATCGCATCAAAACCTTGATGGGATAG
- a CDS encoding secondary thiamine-phosphate synthase enzyme YjbQ — protein MKTLTKELWMDIPKRRQIVSIHQQVEELVAESGIQDGLVLVNAMHITASVFINDNESGLHADYERWLEEMVPFNAGSDPSQGGYLHNRTGEDNADAHHKRQIMGREVVVAITDGKLHLGPWEHIFYYEFDGRRRKRILVKMMGE, from the coding sequence ATGAAGACACTCACCAAAGAACTCTGGATGGACATCCCCAAACGACGGCAAATCGTCTCCATTCATCAGCAGGTTGAGGAACTCGTCGCTGAGAGTGGAATCCAGGATGGCCTCGTGCTCGTCAACGCGATGCATATCACCGCGAGTGTTTTCATCAACGACAACGAGTCCGGCTTGCACGCTGACTACGAGCGATGGCTCGAAGAAATGGTCCCCTTCAACGCTGGCAGCGACCCTTCACAAGGAGGCTATCTCCACAACCGAACCGGCGAAGACAACGCAGACGCTCACCACAAGCGTCAAATCATGGGCCGTGAAGTCGTCGTCGCCATCACCGACGGGAAACTCCACCTCGGCCCGTGGGAACACATCTTCTACTACGAATTCGACGGCCGCAGACGGAAGCGAATTCTCGTCAAGATGATGGGGGAATAG
- the dnaN gene encoding DNA polymerase III subunit beta, with protein MKLTCSRSLLASALQIVSGAVPTRSPKEILKNIKLSLGDGKATLLGTDQEVGIRYELLEVQTDSVGDVLLPYQRITAILREVQDDEVTLEVNEEALWVRAGQSEFRLSVEDPVEFPDVATFEDESYFVVPGRALKTGIQRTIFATDVESTRYALGGVLLEIDGDKLTLAATDSRRLAVYQTHCSTEGTVSEEVSQPVVPAKAMSLIDKSIHDDEQEIKIAIHQNDILVQTGLSTIYARLVEGRFPRYQDVIPNEFHQKIEMVTSPFLSAVRQAMIVTNDESRGVDFNFESGTLTLTSVGQDVGSSKIQLPISYEGDQIVITFDPRFVQEFLRVLDAASPLSLNLVDGNSAAVFKTDESYTYVVMPLSRDD; from the coding sequence ATGAAGTTGACCTGTTCTCGAAGTCTGTTGGCCTCTGCACTCCAAATCGTGAGTGGAGCTGTTCCGACGCGATCTCCGAAAGAGATCCTCAAGAATATCAAGTTGAGTCTTGGAGATGGAAAAGCGACTCTGCTCGGAACTGACCAGGAGGTCGGGATTCGCTACGAGTTGCTCGAAGTCCAAACAGATTCGGTCGGCGATGTGCTGCTTCCGTATCAGCGAATCACTGCGATCCTGCGAGAAGTTCAAGACGACGAAGTGACCCTTGAAGTCAATGAGGAAGCATTGTGGGTACGGGCAGGCCAAAGTGAGTTCCGGCTAAGCGTCGAAGATCCCGTCGAGTTCCCTGATGTCGCGACCTTCGAAGACGAGAGCTACTTCGTCGTTCCCGGAAGAGCGCTCAAGACCGGGATTCAGCGAACGATCTTCGCGACGGATGTGGAAAGCACACGCTACGCCCTCGGAGGGGTTCTCCTCGAAATCGATGGAGACAAGCTCACACTCGCTGCCACAGACAGTCGACGCCTGGCGGTCTATCAAACCCACTGCTCGACAGAGGGGACTGTCTCCGAGGAAGTCAGCCAACCGGTGGTGCCTGCGAAAGCGATGTCGCTGATTGATAAGTCAATCCACGACGATGAGCAGGAAATCAAAATCGCCATTCACCAGAACGACATTCTCGTTCAAACTGGTTTGTCGACGATTTACGCACGACTCGTCGAAGGCCGATTCCCACGGTATCAGGACGTCATTCCGAACGAGTTCCATCAAAAGATCGAAATGGTGACAAGCCCGTTTCTGTCTGCGGTTCGGCAAGCAATGATCGTGACGAACGACGAGAGTCGAGGCGTCGACTTCAATTTTGAAAGCGGCACGCTGACTCTCACAAGCGTTGGTCAGGATGTTGGCTCATCCAAAATTCAACTGCCCATCAGCTACGAAGGGGATCAGATTGTCATCACCTTCGATCCACGGTTCGTGCAGGAGTTCTTGCGAGTTCTGGACGCTGCCAGCCCGCTGTCGCTGAACCTTGTCGACGGCAACAGTGCTGCGGTCTTCAAGACAGACGAAAGCTACACCTATGTGGTGATGCCACTTTCTCGAGATGACTAG
- a CDS encoding DUF721 domain-containing protein, translating to MSRIPKERSRPYDRTEPKSVGDLMSELIALRGIARTQSRRQFEEVWRKLIGADFAELAKATGLKNGVLQVVVSNSALLSELASFRKHELLEQFRTEHADLKVRDIKFKLRGKPTL from the coding sequence ATGAGTCGAATTCCGAAGGAGCGGAGCCGACCTTATGATCGGACTGAACCGAAGTCCGTCGGTGATCTCATGAGCGAGTTGATCGCTCTTCGCGGTATTGCCCGAACTCAGTCTCGACGACAGTTTGAGGAAGTCTGGAGAAAGTTGATCGGTGCTGATTTTGCAGAGTTGGCAAAAGCGACTGGTCTAAAAAATGGAGTTTTGCAGGTGGTCGTTTCTAATTCGGCGTTGTTGTCCGAACTCGCTTCGTTCCGCAAGCATGAACTCCTCGAACAATTTCGCACGGAACACGCTGATCTGAAAGTGCGAGACATCAAATTCAAGCTGCGCGGCAAACCGACATTGTAA
- a CDS encoding DNA gyrase subunit B, giving the protein MSDQAKPNQSEDYTSDTIQHLEGIEGIRHRPAMYIGGTDSAGLHHLVYEVSDNVLDEYSNGFATTANVTIHGDGSITVSDDGRGIPVDVMKDKGKSALEVVFTEIHAGGKFDRKAYAVGTGGLHGVGITAVNACSEWLEVEVSRGGFKYRMEFARGRMVKDLTKGGQTDQTGTKITFKPDGQIFPNTTFSYDVIHKRLQDCAFLNAGVRILITDERTGQSDQFHYEDGLAEFVKWINRTENVTHADVIRITGTVETVDVDIALQWNEGYSESIRCFANGISNSEGGTHFSGFKTALTRTLNNYGKKNNLFKDMTPSGDDFREGLAAVITVRIPNPQFESQTKIKLTNPEVDGAVNSVVGEVLAKYLEENPSIGKAICQKSLRAAEAREAAKKARDMARSQTKTGSGGLPEKLRDCRNHDLAVSELYLVEGDSAGGSADTGRDSGHQAILPLRGKILNVEKAQLLKVLANTEVTAIFKAVGITPMAEEQDIAKRRYGKIILMTDADVDGSHIRTLLLTFIFRHMRELVKQGCVYIAQPPLYRVLQKGKRNQKPRYVQTHEEMMRELLEIGLQDSELVLLPRADLINPETDQQVATDVSGESRTLSGAELSRLAETLSDLIEPLEALERRGVSLRRLAVDHSTDQGLLPRFRITQANIDHWFASKEDVEEFLQKEEEQGRHHKVADEKLKPADATSEAKEETTGEQAEEASIEEQTTLTVVDLFEVRTINSVLKVLQDEFQLTLNDFLTPPPVNAEQVFPYHIENSDNPRKLQSLRDLVPTLREMGSRGLNYTRFKGLGEMNPDELFETAMDPETRLLMQVTLEDAAAAEEIFRVLMGDHVEPRREFIEKHALDVRDLDV; this is encoded by the coding sequence ATGAGCGATCAAGCCAAGCCAAATCAGTCAGAAGACTACACTTCAGACACGATTCAGCACCTGGAAGGAATCGAGGGGATTCGCCATCGACCTGCGATGTACATCGGCGGCACGGATTCCGCAGGATTGCATCACCTGGTGTACGAAGTTTCAGACAACGTTCTGGATGAATACTCCAACGGCTTCGCAACAACGGCGAACGTCACGATTCACGGGGATGGTTCCATCACTGTCAGCGATGACGGCCGAGGAATTCCAGTCGACGTGATGAAGGATAAAGGGAAGTCCGCCCTGGAGGTCGTCTTCACCGAGATTCACGCAGGCGGAAAATTCGACCGCAAAGCATACGCAGTCGGAACCGGTGGTCTGCACGGTGTGGGGATCACAGCTGTGAATGCCTGTTCCGAATGGCTGGAAGTCGAAGTCAGTCGCGGGGGATTCAAGTACCGTATGGAGTTCGCACGCGGGCGAATGGTGAAAGATCTGACCAAGGGCGGGCAAACGGATCAAACCGGTACGAAGATTACTTTCAAGCCCGACGGACAGATCTTCCCGAACACAACGTTCAGCTACGACGTCATTCACAAGCGGCTGCAGGATTGTGCTTTCCTCAATGCTGGCGTTCGTATTCTGATCACCGACGAACGTACCGGTCAGTCAGATCAGTTTCACTACGAAGACGGGCTGGCTGAGTTTGTGAAGTGGATCAACCGAACCGAAAACGTCACACATGCTGATGTGATTCGAATCACCGGAACAGTCGAAACGGTCGATGTCGATATCGCTCTGCAGTGGAACGAAGGTTATTCCGAAAGCATTCGATGTTTCGCCAACGGAATTTCGAACTCGGAAGGGGGAACTCATTTCTCCGGGTTTAAGACAGCATTGACGAGAACACTCAACAACTACGGCAAGAAGAACAATCTGTTCAAGGATATGACTCCCAGCGGAGACGATTTCCGCGAAGGACTCGCTGCCGTCATTACCGTTCGAATTCCGAACCCGCAGTTTGAATCGCAGACGAAGATTAAGCTGACGAATCCGGAAGTCGACGGGGCTGTGAACTCTGTCGTTGGAGAAGTCCTCGCGAAGTATCTGGAAGAGAATCCATCGATCGGCAAAGCGATCTGTCAGAAGTCGTTGAGAGCAGCCGAAGCTCGCGAAGCTGCCAAGAAGGCTCGCGACATGGCTCGCAGTCAAACGAAGACCGGCTCAGGCGGGCTGCCTGAGAAGCTGCGGGATTGCCGAAACCATGATCTGGCGGTTTCTGAGCTGTACCTGGTGGAAGGAGACTCAGCCGGTGGTTCCGCTGATACCGGGCGAGATTCCGGCCATCAGGCAATTCTGCCTCTTCGCGGAAAGATCTTGAACGTCGAGAAAGCTCAGCTTCTCAAGGTTCTTGCCAACACCGAAGTGACTGCGATCTTCAAAGCTGTTGGAATCACCCCGATGGCGGAAGAGCAGGACATTGCAAAACGTCGGTATGGCAAAATCATTCTGATGACCGATGCCGATGTCGACGGTTCGCACATTCGAACGTTGCTGCTGACCTTCATCTTCCGTCACATGCGGGAACTTGTGAAACAAGGCTGTGTCTACATCGCGCAACCGCCGCTGTATCGAGTGCTTCAAAAAGGGAAGCGGAATCAGAAGCCTCGCTACGTCCAAACCCATGAAGAGATGATGCGAGAACTTCTGGAGATTGGGCTCCAGGACTCCGAACTCGTTCTGCTTCCTCGTGCCGATTTGATCAATCCGGAAACCGATCAACAGGTCGCGACCGACGTCTCCGGAGAATCACGGACATTGTCCGGTGCTGAGCTGAGTCGACTCGCCGAGACATTGAGCGATCTCATTGAACCGCTCGAAGCACTCGAACGTCGCGGCGTCTCATTGCGTCGACTGGCGGTCGATCACTCGACCGATCAGGGGCTGCTTCCTCGATTCCGAATTACTCAGGCCAACATCGATCACTGGTTTGCATCCAAAGAAGATGTGGAAGAGTTCCTGCAGAAAGAAGAAGAGCAGGGAAGACACCACAAAGTTGCGGATGAAAAACTGAAACCTGCAGATGCTACGAGTGAAGCGAAAGAAGAAACCACCGGCGAACAAGCGGAAGAAGCATCGATTGAAGAGCAAACGACTTTGACTGTTGTTGATCTGTTTGAAGTTCGAACCATCAACAGCGTGCTTAAAGTCCTTCAGGATGAATTCCAACTGACGCTCAATGACTTCTTGACTCCTCCGCCGGTCAACGCGGAGCAGGTCTTTCCGTACCACATTGAGAACTCGGACAACCCGCGAAAGCTGCAGTCGCTAAGAGATCTCGTTCCGACGCTTCGAGAGATGGGTTCCCGAGGTTTGAATTACACCCGCTTCAAAGGGCTGGGTGAAATGAATCCCGACGAACTCTTTGAAACAGCGATGGACCCTGAAACGCGACTCCTAATGCAGGTGACCCTCGAAGATGCAGCTGCGGCCGAAGAAATCTTCCGCGTTCTGATGGGAGATCACGTTGAGCCGCGACGTGAATTCATCGAGAAGCACGCCCTCGACGTCCGTGATTTGGACGTGTAG
- the infC gene encoding translation initiation factor IF-3: MNENIRISPIRLVDAEGEMLGEMETAKALELAEEAGMDLVEVSPNAKPPVCRIMDYSKAQYEKRKKSAGPKQHRTQLKQIRLRAKIGDHDIQVKVQKARSFLERRDKVKVNVMFRGRENAHHDLGRELLEGFIEKLSDVATVEQYPRMESGKVMSATLSPLAKQATSS; the protein is encoded by the coding sequence ATGAATGAAAACATCCGGATTTCACCCATCCGGCTTGTTGATGCAGAAGGCGAAATGCTCGGTGAAATGGAAACCGCCAAGGCTTTGGAGTTGGCGGAAGAGGCAGGTATGGATCTTGTCGAGGTGAGCCCAAACGCAAAACCTCCCGTCTGCCGAATCATGGATTACAGCAAGGCTCAGTATGAGAAGCGGAAAAAATCCGCCGGACCAAAACAGCACCGAACGCAATTGAAGCAAATCCGATTGCGGGCAAAGATCGGCGATCACGACATTCAGGTCAAAGTCCAGAAAGCCCGGTCGTTTCTTGAACGTCGCGACAAAGTCAAAGTCAACGTGATGTTTCGTGGACGTGAAAACGCACACCACGATCTTGGGCGCGAACTTCTCGAAGGGTTCATTGAAAAGCTCTCCGACGTGGCCACCGTTGAACAGTACCCACGCATGGAGAGTGGAAAAGTGATGTCTGCGACATTGTCACCGCTCGCAAAACAGGCCACCTCCAGCTGA
- a CDS encoding RNA-binding protein has product MQSIYVGNLPYDATDFDLKSRFERYGRVSRVDLMTDPLTGRSRGFGFVRMPSWEDAEEAIARLNGTDFHGRKLRVDSANSQKPSEPQPVGLERSNLLDRVLGEEKIPANRRWN; this is encoded by the coding sequence ATGCAAAGTATTTATGTCGGGAACCTTCCCTATGACGCGACTGATTTCGACCTGAAGTCGCGATTCGAACGCTATGGTCGTGTGTCTCGAGTTGACTTGATGACCGATCCTTTGACCGGCCGCTCACGCGGTTTCGGATTCGTCCGCATGCCGAGCTGGGAAGATGCTGAGGAGGCAATCGCCCGCCTGAACGGAACCGACTTTCATGGTCGGAAACTTCGGGTCGATTCCGCCAACAGCCAGAAACCTTCCGAGCCGCAGCCTGTCGGTCTGGAGAGGTCAAATCTGCTCGATCGGGTCTTGGGAGAAGAAAAAATTCCCGCGAACCGACGTTGGAATTGA